The Pectobacterium wasabiae CFBP 3304 DNA segment GAGTTTCCCAACAGCCCAAAAATTATGCTCATTAGCGGTGGTGATGCTTTGGTCAGCGCAGTGAAGCAAGGTGCAGGATGGCGCGCAGATTGTTGGGGGGACTGGCATAATTTTTCGACCACGTGGAGTCACATGCAAGATGATTATCCTCAGCGGCTGCAAAATGCGGAGGCGCTTTATCCAAATTTTAGCTCCGCATGGCAACGCGCGCCGGTGAGTCTGGAAATCTGTGGTTATATGTCGGAGTGGCAGAGCGTGCAGCACTATACTCGTGCGCAAGTGCAGGCGGCCTTTGACTGGGCGCTGGCACAGCATGCCAGCACGATTAATCTGAAATCGCGCAGCGTGCCGATGGAATATCGGGACATTGTAGATAACGCGCTGACCAAACTCGGCTATCGTTTCCGCTTGGCCTCGTTAACTCATGAGTCTGAACTGGCACAAGGGCAGAGCCTGACGTTAAACCAGCAGTGGTTTAACGACGGTGTTGCGCCTATTTATCTGAAATATGATGTGGCCTATCGGGTGGTGGATGATGCCAAGACCGTAATGAGTATGGGAAAAGCGGCTTATGACATCCGCACTTGGTTGCCGGGGCAGCATACCTCCGTCTACCAATTGGCGATGCCGAAAGCGCTGCCAGCCGGGCAGTATAATATTGAAATGGCGATGCTGGACGCAAAGGGAGTATCGCGAATTAATCTCGCCAACGAGGGCAAGCAGGCCGACGGTTGGTATCGAATTTCCACGGTAACGGTGCGCTGAGCACGGAATTAAGAATAGATATTCATATGCTGAAAAATATCGGTCATGTATGGTGTGAAATAAAAGCGGCGGGCAGCATTAAAGCTAAACTGGTAATACTGTTATTTCGCCTTTCAACCATTTACCAGTCATCAAATACGTTGCTGAAGATTATCAGCGTTCCTTTTGTTGTCCTAAATAAAGTGATTAATGAATGGCTGTTTTGTGTGGAAATTCCGCATAGAACTCAAATCGGTTTTGGGCTGAAAATATATCATCCGCACTGTATTGTGGTGAATTACGATGTCATCATCGGGGCGAACTGTACATTACGGCAGGGGGTCACCATTGGTAGCGTGATAAACCGTGAAGGTCATATCACCAAAAGCCCTGTGTTGGGCAATCAGGTGGAGCTTGGCGCCAATGCTATTCTGCTAGGCGATATTACATTAGGTGATAATGTAAAAGTTGGTGCCGGAACCGTGGTAACAAAAAGCCTTGCTGCCGGAAAGGTGGTCGTGGGGTATGGTGTCAGGGAATTGAATTGAGTGTGTATGCTCATTTCTGTGCGAATGTCATGTGGTAGCGTGTTGCCATTCGTGCTGTCTACTAAAATGATGGGATACATGCGATAAATAAATACTCGGTTCGTTCCCTCGGTTCGATTTTCTGCGATGTCGATAAATCGTAATGACTATTAGCGTTACGTTATCTGTATGATTAATATTCAAAGCGTATGCCAGAGGATAACATCATGCCAGCCACGAACAGTGTTTCTGTGAAACGCGAAACATTGAATTTACGTATCAAGCCTGCCGAACGCGACCTTATCGATCGAGCTGCGAAGGTCAGAGGAAAAAATCGCACTGATTTTGTGCTGGAAGCCGCACGCGCCGCCGCAGAGGAAGTGTTGATCGATCAGCGCATCATCATGGCTGATTCTGACGCTTATCAGGAGTTCCTCGCCCGCTTAGATCAGGCTCCTTCACCGAATGCCGCGCTGCGCAAAACCATGCAAACGCCTGCTCCATGGGAATTGAAAAAATGATCTCCGCCCCGAGCTACTTCATGCCGAGCATGAACTTTCCGCGTTCTGCTGTGGTGTGGAGTCTAGCTACTATGCTGTCAATGTGCTGGCGTATTACAGATCAACAATGAATTACACGATCACCAGTGTCTGTTTTCATCAGAAAAAGAACCATTCTTTGCGATAAATCGGGCGACGTCTTCCATCCCTTCGCGGTTTTCCTTCTTCCATTCCTCAGCTTTGATGCGCTGGGCTTCTTTGTCTATGACATCATTCACCAGATCAGAAATAGGTATCTCGGCAGCATTGGGAATCTGACTATCATCTTTGTCCACAGCCTTGCTAATAAGGTGTTTCATTGCCATATTCCTCTTTAACCAAGCGCTTTATATTTTGTAGGGATCTTAGCAATAATGCTGGCGGGGTCTAGAGAAAGTAAACGGGCGATATGGATAAATTCTACGATGTCTAACCTTCTTTCTCCATTCTCAACTTTGGCGATAAACGATTGGGGGCGATCCAGCGCTAGAGTCAGGTTTGCCTGTGTGATCCCTTTGGCAATGCGTGCTTCACGTAATGCCTTGATAACGATTGGATATTCATCAGAGTAAACAGAAGCCATCGATTCAACCCCATAAAATTTGGGATCAAATATCAGTCGCTCACTACTTTATCCCAAAATGGGATAAGTGAATCAATTCATCATAGGGAGAGGTCGATAAATGGATAAGTACGGTTGGCATCCGGCAGACATTATTGCTGGCTTAAGGAAGATAGGAACAACGTTGGCGGCGGTATCAAGGGCATCAGGATTAGCGTCTTCAACACTCGCGAACGCACTAACAAGACATTGGCCCAAAGGTGAAAGGTTAATTGCTTGCGCATTAGGAAAGCAGCCGGAGGAGATCTGGCCGCCACGCTATCAGGGCATGAACTCGAATCATGGGGAAGGGGAGGCGAAATAATATGTTCATAGAGAAGCAAACGCAGTTCAGAACCCATCCTCCAAAAGCAAAAAACCAGCCGCTAGGCTGGTTTCTTTAAATTAGTGGTGCCGGACTCGGAATCATACTCACGATTAACTTGCTGTTAATTATCTATTTTGTTGATATTTATTGTAAACAGCGCCCCCATGAAAGCCCCCATAAAAAATCGCTTTGTTTTTGTGATGGTTATCACGAAAAATCGTTTTTTTAGCGAATGAGGCTTCGTTATGTGTGGGATTAGGTCCACATATAACGGCGTGAGAAACATACCACCTCACTCGTAGTGATGTTGATCCGTCACCCCTACATTGAGCTTTTAGTTGATATGTTGGATTAGGTTTTTTTAGATAATATTTTACGGTATTAATTATTATTTATTGAATTACATAAATATTTTAATCTATTTTTGAGATATGGCTCTGAGTAAGTCGAGATAACCGAACATCATGGCTCAATTCAATCTCTCAGAACCAGAGCTAAAAATACTGCACCAGAGTCCCCTCTCATTTGCTTACCGCCGCCGCATACTTGGTCGGATTCTGATCATTCAGTACTGCTAGGTGACACAGCTTCCTGCGGGTAGTTGGGAGGCCATGAACCTCTGAGGAGCGATACAACGACTAGTCTGAGCATCTTTGTTTGTATATGAGTAAGAAACGGCAATTTATTCAATTTATCTTCACTGAGTTCATGATTATTTCATTTTTAGAGCATATTTTTCATATATTGATGATTATCTTCACTTGGTCTATCATGTGTTCATGCTTCGACAATCAGATGAATCAAATACATGCAACATACATTAGAAATACTAAAAGTTATTGAAGGGGCATTGAGTAATAATTTGACGCAAGTCACTGCTTATTCAGAGCTTCTTGCATCTAAACTGGAGAAGGCAGGGGATGCTAGAACAGCTCAAAGCATTAGAAAAAAGCTAGATAGTTCGGGGACTAACTACTCTACTGCTGGGATTAGTGGTCGGCCAGAACCAATTGTCCCGGTAGACAAAGATAGTCGTCTAACGTTAGGTGATGTGTTGTACCCAACTGTAGATGAAACTCGTATCCAGTTACCCGCAGCGGTACAAGAGAATGTCGATGAGTTTCTGTCTTTCATCAGTAAGGCACACCTCTTGTCGGAGGCGGGAGTTGGTATCTCCCCATCTATGATGTTATACGGTCCTCCGGGGTGTGGAAAGACGCAATTAGCCCATCATATTGCTGCGAGGCTCGAGTTACCCTTAATAACCGCTCGTTGTGATACGCTGATTTCTTCATTTTTAGGATCTACGGCTAAAAATCTTCGTAGCTTATTTGATCATGCAGCAAGTAGGCCCTGCGTTTTGTTTCTGGATGAGTTTGATGCTTTTGCTAAAGCAAGGGATGACCAGCATGAATTGGGAGAGCTTAAACGAGTTGTTGTAAGCTTATTGCAAAATATTGATGTATTGCCTGAGAATACAATTCTTCTTGCTGCCACTAATCATCATGGGTTACTTGATCCTGCTGTATGGCGAAGGTTTGCATATCGGTTAAAAATAACGCTTCCAAATAAAGAACTGAGATGCGACTTGATAGAACAATTTTTAGGGGATTTCAGTCCTAAAAGTGTAAAGAGGATCGCTGAAGCTACGGAAGGAATGAGTGGTGCGATGATACAGCAAGCCTGCAAAACGGCGATCCGAAATGCGATACTCTCAGGACAAGAGCACATTGATATCGATAAGTTAATCATTGGGTTAGCTATGGATCAGTATCAAGATATTCTGAGCCACTCAGAACTCAGTGATGAAGATAAGATCATTAAACTCCGAATGCTCAATGGTAAGGTTTTTACTATTGAGCGATTGGCTGCAATTTTTGGTCTCTCGACGGGTAAGATTTCGACTCTGACCTCAAAGAAGGATTCTAATTAATCATGGAAAAACAAAACAACCCAGTCCAGATTGTTCGGATCAGTGATAGTGATCACAAAAAAATTAACTACGAGGGCTTTGGGCCACAGACAGTGTTTGGAGACGGTGCAACTCAAGAGGTGAGAACACGCCTTGCCCAGCAAACAGGGAAGTCTATAGATTATTTTGCTGAACAGTTTAAGAATTGGCCAGGTTTGGCTGGAATTGTGAAGGTTACTCTTAAAGAAGAGGCGCTAGCTAAAAGTCATCGTCCTTTAAACTTGTTTTCTCCACAGACATGTCCAATAGTCGGTTCTCTGGATTTTGGAGAATTATTGGTCAGTGCAACGGCAACAGGCCTTAATAAACTGAAATCTAAATAACTTTGCATATTATCGCTCCACTTTAGCCAGACCATGATGATTGCCGGGGAACGGTGAGGCCGCATTCATAAATTGATTTACCCGACCCAGCAATTGCCACATATATCGGCACTGATGGTTACGCGTTATGGTTTCGTGCAACGACAGCCACAGCAATTCTATTGGATTCAGCCACGGCGAATACGTTGGCAGGAACAACAACCGGAACTTCTTATTTTTCTCCAGCCAGCGCTCCACCTTGTGGCTTTTATGGATAATGTAGTTATCTACCACTATCGTGAGCGTTTTTGCTCGCCGGTATGTGCGCCGTAATGCCTCTAACAGGTTGATAAATAAATCAGTGCACTTGCTGTTACCGCCGACATAATGGACTCGCCCCGTGTCCGAATGCAGTGCACCTGCCAGATAATGTTTTTGGTTATGTCCCGGCGTAGTAATACGCTTCTGTTGTCCTTTGAGCATCCAGTCCGCGCCGATTTTCGGGTTCAGGTCGATATCGACTTCATCCTGATAGAATACCGGATGGTCTGTCTGCTTCCGGGCGACAGCGTGTTCGATAGCGAGTCGCTTTTCCTCATAGTGCGGGTCTTTGATTTTCAGTGTCGGTGCGGCTCTGCGCCAGACAATACCCGCTCGTCTCAGGTAGCGGTGCAACGTGGCGGGATGAAGCGCTACATTAAAAAGCCGATTAACGATAAGTGCCAATAACTCAGTGCTCCAGCGGGAACGCAGCCAGCCAAAGTCCTGAGGGGAACGCTGAACCAGAAGCGGCAAAATATGCAGGATATCCGCGACTGGCCAACGTGGTTCTCGTCCAGACCTGAGGCTCTTTAATCCTTCAACGCCATGTAAAGTAAACCAATTTATCCATCTTCCGACGGATGAGCGAGCGGCACAGAGCAGTCTTGCGACGTCGGTGACGGTCATTCCCCGATGCAGCATCAGTATGGCGATGAGTCGTCTGGAATGGTTTTTATCGCGAGTCTGCTGGGCTTCTTTACGCATTAGTCGTCGTTCTTCATCAGGGATTGCTGCTATGATCGGCATCGCTCAGTCCGGTTGGTGATTTGTTTTGATTTGGCGATTGATCAGATCGCATAACTCGGACTGAGTTCCCTTCAAGTGATCTACTATTTGGCGAAGCTATTTAGATTGCTTGATGGAAAAAGTAAGAAAATAATTGCTAATATATCGGCTATTGAAAAGATAGAACCTTTTTCTTCTGATGATCGGTTAAGTGGTCGTGATTTAGACTATATATTATCTACCTCGGAAAAAGGTGGAAGGTTAAAAATCAGGTTGTTTGATCACCAAAATGAAGAAAAAAATAATAGTCTTAAATTGGCACTTGATAAATTTGCTAATGACAATAATATCCAGCTAAAAAACCTAAACTATGGTAGTAGCCGCGATCTTATTTCTGCGACAACTGAAAACAAATATACTGTAAAAAAACTAGTCAATTTTATTGGATTACGTTCGATTTCTACCATCCCTGTTTTTAAAGTAAGTGATCTATATTTACAAACTACGCCAGTGGGAGTCGCTGATGAACAGCTATTTCCTGCACCACAAATAGATGTTGATTATCCAATAGTAGGTGTTATTGACTCTGGTATTTGCCCGAATAGTTCGCTAATTTCCCCGTGGGTTATTGCACGAGAAAGCTACGTTCCTGATGGTTTCGAAGATTATAGTCACGGCACAATGGTTGCTGCGTTAATCGTGAATAGTCAAAGCTTAAATCATCAGGATGCGCGTTTTCCCAGTACACATGCCAGAATTGTCGATGTAAATGTGTTTCCTAAGGGAGGAATGACAACCGAAGACGAGTTGGTTGCCATTATTGAGGATGTTGTTCCTAAATATCCGCAAGTTAAAGTCTGGAATCTCTCGTTGGGGGGCAATGATCCTGTTCATAATACTGATTTTTCTGATTTTGCTCATTTCTTGGATGAAATGCATGATAAGTATGGATGCCTGTTTGTTGTAGCCGCCGGAAATCAGAATAATTACGAACAGTGGCCAACAGCGCGTGGTCATGCTGGTATTAATCGAATTTCTTCTCCGGGTGATTCAATCAGAGCGTTGACAATAGGCAGTTTGGCTCATAAAGAAACCCCATTATCATTGAGCCGGATAGATGAGGCATCGCCATTCTCCCGCATTGGCCCCGGTCCTAGTTGTATACCAAAACCAGAGATTACTCATTATGGTGGGAATGTTACAGCTAAAGGTGCATTTGCTCAAATAGGCATATTATCTCTAGGGCCGAATAATATGCTTTGTGAAACGATTGGGACCAGTTTTGCTACGCCAATTGCATCAAGTATTGCTGCACATTTACATCATTTCTTATCTCAGGGTGGGAGGGTAGAAGTTCCAACGGAACGCATTAAAGCACTAATGGTACATTCCAGCTTATTAGGTGGTAAGGTTACAACAGATACTATTAATCATAAGGGCTTTGGTCGGCCCGGAGACATTATTGATCATTTATATTGCGATCCAAATTGTATGACGATGGTTTTCGAAACAGATGTTCGTCACGGTGGTTTTGAGTTTGAACGGTTCCCTTTTCCTATTCCTGACTGCCTGAATACAGATGATGGAAAATATAAGGGAGAGGTCTTGATGACATTAGTCTATTCCCCTGAGATAGATAAAAATTACTCATCAGAGTATTGCAGAACTAATGTTGATGTAGGTATGGGAAGTTATAACCGTGATGAAGAGGGCATTCGTAGATTTAACTCGATGATCCCCGCTGCACCAAAAGATATTAAAGATTTATATGAAAGATCTCGAGTCGAAAATGGTTTCAAATGGTCTCCTGTAAAGGCATACCATAAGATATCCACTCGTGGAATCAATGTAGGCGATTGGCGACTTAAGCTTAGTGTTTTACGAAGAGCCGAAATGGCTATGCCGGAGAGACCACAACGGGCGACTCTCGTATTAAGTTTAAGAGGATTAGAACCTAATCAACCGGTCTACAACGAAACTATTCAAAAAATTAATCAGTTAGGATGGATAACCGTTGATATTGATCAGCATGTCAGAATTCGGACATGAGTGGATAATCATCGAACGACAAAACATTGCTCTGAATGGTTTCTTTCCAATTAGTATTATTTTTTGTGAGTTAGTATATTAACTAATATACGGTGGCAGTGAAAATTATTTCTATTCCTATATATCTTAGCACCTGAAAAATTCAGGTGCTAAGATTAATCTCTTGAAGATATATCCTACTGGTGATACATGATGCGCTTTGCGTTCTTTGTGTCGTTTATTTGGTTGCGTTTCAATGGTTGGCGGGACAATCCGCTAGTGCCCAGTAAGGTAGATAAGACCAAATTCGCCCGGTTTCAGCACTCGTAAGATTGCCCTTTTCGGTGGTATCATTTGCTATATGATTAATTTAATTTTCAAAATTATTATATGGATCGATTTATTTTTTCCATTGAACCATTTCACCATTATGTAATTTTAAAATTATTTCAGCAAAATCATCATCAACCGTATAAAAATAACACTCTGGCACATTAAGCACCTTAGCAAACGCGCACATCATCTCAAATGTTGGGCGATGTATACCGCTTTCATATTGGGATATGCGTGATCGTGCAGTGGCTTCCTCAATGCCAGCCAGTACGCCTAGCTTTTCTTGAGTGAGATTGGTTTGTAAACGAGCCGTTTTAAGGCGAATGGGCAACATGATGGCACCATCAATAAGGATATTGATAGCATGTTTAGCACTACTTTACATGTAGGTTGCTTAGACTTCCTGAACAATAGGGGGGGGATTTATTTGCATTCGTTAAGAATGACTCTGATGTTTAAGGTAAAGCTCCAGAACCATCTCAGCAAAATCATCGTTAACGGTGTAAAAGTAGCATTCCGGCACATTAAGTACCTTTGCAAATGCGCACATCATTTCAAACGTCGGACGATGTATTCCTCCTTCATACTGAGATACGCGGGAACGTGCAGTTTCTTCTTCAATGCCAGCAAGAACTCCCAATTTTTCCTGAGTTAGATTAGCCCGTAGTCGGGCAGCTTTGAGACGAGTAGGTAGCATTCATTACACCATCAATGATCATACATTGACTTAGTGTTTAGCATTACTTAACATCGTAGTTGTTTAGACTATCTGAACAAATGATGTTTAATGTGAGGCCACAAAATAAGGATCATGGAGATGATTGATAAGGATTGGCACCCGGCAGATATCATCGCCGGGTTAAGAAAGAAGGGAACAACATTGGCGGCCGTTTCCCGAGAAGCGGGGTTAGCGTCTTCCACGCTGGCAAACGCGTTAACAAAACACTGGCCGAAAGGGGAAAAGCTGATTGCGGAAGCGCTGGGGGTTTCACCTGCGGAAATCTGGCCTTCCCGTTACCGCAAATCAGAAGATCGTTAAAGTAAAACAGGATCTCCCGAACCGTTATCGAACTAGGTCGGTAACGGTTCGGGAGAAGGCAAGCGAAGCGCGACAGTTTACTTTTGTTGTTCGCCCCATGCTCTCACCTCATGACTTCGCCCTATGGTATGGGGCGAATGTATGCGGCGAGCGCGTGAGGCGAATGCGGTGGTAGCCATTCAGCCCTGTGCCGGGAAATGTATTTTCCGGCACAAAGCGGCGTGCGCCAGTTCATGCGGGCTGGACGCCCTTATTGCCTGTCGCATGGGGGTAATGTCGTGGCTGGACGCCACGTCAAAATCCCCAGGGTCAACAGCGGCACACCGTCGCGCGCTACGCGCGACCAACCCCTTTAAGACGCGCGTTTTAGCCTGTTATTTCTCTTTCTCGCAGGCTCGGTGCGAAATAACGGGAAACGCTGCTTTAAATGGGTTGGTCGCGCCTCGCTACCGGCTTGTGGCCGGAGACTTAGCGGCGACGGTGTGCGGGGCAAGCCCCCCAAATAAACCGACGCGTGGGCGCGTCTTTTTGCTCGCTGGGGCGGCAAAATTTATTCGGCTCCCCCCGGCCTGCTCGGTTTCCCTTGGGGGAAACGCTCGCGGGTGGGTTCGGGCGACGCAAATTAGCCATTTCTGCGAAATGGAATTTACTCGCCTCACGCCACTTTTTAATTTCTGCTGCTCGCATCCATTAAAAAGCCATACAAGGGCGGCCTGTCATATCGTTTGTCCCTGTAAACACGGGTAATTGCGATGGTGAAAAATCCGCTGTTGTATCAGGGATGTTCGGTGCTCGCTCTGCTGCGCTCCGCCTCAGCCCTGATACAACAGCGGCGTAGAGAAACAAGATAAGCCGCCTCTGTTCGATTAGAAGCGACTTATTCCATAGGTATATCAGTCTGGCTCAGGCAACTTTAATCGACTTCTCAAAGCGATAAGCCGGGATGAACTGATGCTGGCAGGCATCGAGATAATCCGACCACCACTGCATCATTTCGATTCTGGCTTCCAGATGTTCCGCTTTATGCACATAAGCCGCCCGCACGCCGTTGCGCTCTTTGTGGCTCATCTGTCGCTCAATGGCATCCTTTGACCAGCGTCCGGACTCGTTCAGGGCGCTACAGGCCATGGTTCTGAAGCCGTGGCCGCAGATTTCGGTTTTGGTGTCATAGCCAATTACGCGTAGCGCCTTGTTGATGGTATTTTCACTCATCGGCTTGTTCAGGGTATGGGCACCGGGAAAAACGAAGACCGATTCGCCGGAAATCGCCTGAATCTGTTTCAGTAGGGCGACCGCCTGCCGTGACAGCGGCACCAGATGTTCATCCTTCATCTTTGCGCCACGCTCTGAGAACCTCACGCCGTTTACCGCTTCACGCTGGGCGGGTACGCTCCAAATATGGGCTTTCAGGTTGAATTCATCCCAGCGGGCAAAACGGAGTTCGCTGGAGCGCAGAAAAACATGCAGATTCAGCTCCAGCGCCAGACGGGTCAGCATCCGGCCTTTGTAGTTCTCCATCTTCGCCAGCAGTTCAGGCAGGCGTTTCAGCGGCAGGGCGGGGTGATGTTGGGTCACGACCGGGGTCACGACACCGTCCAAATCGTAAGCCGGATTATATTTGATGACGCCCTGCTGTACGGCATGGCGCATGATTTTGGTCAGATGCTGGCGCACCCGTCCGGCGACGTCGTGCACGCCTTTATCGTCAATCGCCTTAACCAACTGCGCCAGATGGCGGGTTTCAACCTGAGCGATATCCATCGCGCCAATGGTGGGGAAAACGTAGCGTTTCAGGCAGGTGAGGATTTTATCGGCGTGCACGTCTGACCAAAGCTTGAGGCTGCTGGTGTGCCATGCTGTCGCGACATACTGAAAGGTGTGGGATTCATCAACGGCGGGATTGTTCGTTTTGCGAAGTTGGGAAGGGCTGATGCCGGATGCCAATAGCTTACGTGCCGCATCGCGCTTTTCGCGGGCCTCTGCCAGCGTGGTTTGAGGGTAGGGGCCAAAGGCCAGACGGTTCTCTTTACCGCCGAGGCGATAGCGAAAGTACCATAGCTTAGCGCCGCTGGTGGATACCGTGAGGTACAGGCCTTGCGAGTCAGTGAGCTTATAAGATTTTGCGAGAGGTTTCGCGGATCGGACTTTACTGTCAGTTAACATATGAGGGTCACTCCCGTTCATCGAACTGAATGACCCGCAATCTGACCCACAAATTCCCCGATACGAAGGGATAAATCAAAACGCATCGGAAAAGATTTTTACGCCAACTTATTGAATCGCAATAACATAGGGATTGATAAGGAGGCATAAAAAAGGAAAGGTGGTGCCCGGACTCGGAATCGAACCAAGGACACGAGGATTTTCAATCCTCTGCTCTACCGACTGAGCTATCCGGGCAACGGGGCGCATTAAACCTTAATCCCGTATGATCGTCAACCCTATTTAGGGAAAAGCTGTTCAACTGCTTAACTTTACGGCAATCTGATGGCAGGGTGTCGATTTTGCACAAATCTTCCAGATTGATGCGTATGAAGTGGCAATGCTGATAGCGAAAAGAGGGGAGCAATATGGCGAACGACTGGCTTGAGCTACGTCAGCATGCAGATACGGGGATTGAAACGATCAAGGCGCATTTTGAGGGGCACGCCTACGATCCACATTGGCACGACAGCTACCTCGTGGGGGTGACACTTTCCGGTACACAGCAGTTTCACTGCCGCCGTGAGCGATATCATAGTCGTCCAGGAGACGCATTTTTGCTGGAGCCGGGTGAAATTCACGACGGTGATGCGCCAGTCGACGGTGGGTTTACCTATCTGACGTTTTATCTTGATGAGCAGTGGCTGACCAATGCGCTGCACGGCTTGCATGAGTCCACTCCCGGGAGTTACTCACTCCATTTTGCGCAAACACTCACGCGTGAGCCACAGTTGGTTCGTTCGATTAGTGATACGTTCGCCACGCTTCACAACGATGAGATGAAAATTGTGCAGCAGAGCGCCATGGATAATCTGCTCTTGCAGATCACTGCGCATTGCCACTGGCGAAAAAAGCTACCATCGCAGTTGCAAAGTACAGCCGTGGCCCATCGCGCACGCGATTATCTTTATGCACATGTGGGCGAAAATATCGGCCTGTCTGACCTTGCTCGGGAGACGGGCACCGATCGCTTCACGCTGACGCGTTGTTTTAAACGTGAATTTCATTTGGCTCCGCACGCCTGGCTTATCCAACTTCGTTTGGCGAAAGCACGGCAGTTACTGGCATATGGCGATCAGCCTGCTGATGTGGCTGCGGCCTTGGGTTTCTCCGATCAAAGCCATCTTGGTCGCTGGTTTCAGCGGGCATACCGGATCTCGCCTGCCCATTACCGTCGGTTATGCACAAACCTTCCAGACGTTTCCAGAAGATAGCGGCACAGTCAGGGCTCTTAA contains these protein-coding regions:
- a CDS encoding S8 family peptidase, with the translated sequence MLDGKSKKIIANISAIEKIEPFSSDDRLSGRDLDYILSTSEKGGRLKIRLFDHQNEEKNNSLKLALDKFANDNNIQLKNLNYGSSRDLISATTENKYTVKKLVNFIGLRSISTIPVFKVSDLYLQTTPVGVADEQLFPAPQIDVDYPIVGVIDSGICPNSSLISPWVIARESYVPDGFEDYSHGTMVAALIVNSQSLNHQDARFPSTHARIVDVNVFPKGGMTTEDELVAIIEDVVPKYPQVKVWNLSLGGNDPVHNTDFSDFAHFLDEMHDKYGCLFVVAAGNQNNYEQWPTARGHAGINRISSPGDSIRALTIGSLAHKETPLSLSRIDEASPFSRIGPGPSCIPKPEITHYGGNVTAKGAFAQIGILSLGPNNMLCETIGTSFATPIASSIAAHLHHFLSQGGRVEVPTERIKALMVHSSLLGGKVTTDTINHKGFGRPGDIIDHLYCDPNCMTMVFETDVRHGGFEFERFPFPIPDCLNTDDGKYKGEVLMTLVYSPEIDKNYSSEYCRTNVDVGMGSYNRDEEGIRRFNSMIPAAPKDIKDLYERSRVENGFKWSPVKAYHKISTRGINVGDWRLKLSVLRRAEMAMPERPQRATLVLSLRGLEPNQPVYNETIQKINQLGWITVDIDQHVRIRT
- a CDS encoding helix-turn-helix domain-containing protein; protein product: MLPIRLKTARLQTNLTQEKLGVLAGIEEATARSRISQYESGIHRPTFEMMCAFAKVLNVPECYFYTVDDDFAEIILKLHNGEMVQWKK
- the iteA gene encoding anti-phage ATPase IteA; its protein translation is MQHTLEILKVIEGALSNNLTQVTAYSELLASKLEKAGDARTAQSIRKKLDSSGTNYSTAGISGRPEPIVPVDKDSRLTLGDVLYPTVDETRIQLPAAVQENVDEFLSFISKAHLLSEAGVGISPSMMLYGPPGCGKTQLAHHIAARLELPLITARCDTLISSFLGSTAKNLRSLFDHAASRPCVLFLDEFDAFAKARDDQHELGELKRVVVSLLQNIDVLPENTILLAATNHHGLLDPAVWRRFAYRLKITLPNKELRCDLIEQFLGDFSPKSVKRIAEATEGMSGAMIQQACKTAIRNAILSGQEHIDIDKLIIGLAMDQYQDILSHSELSDEDKIIKLRMLNGKVFTIERLAAIFGLSTGKISTLTSKKDSN
- a CDS encoding helix-turn-helix domain-containing protein; this encodes MASVYSDEYPIVIKALREARIAKGITQANLTLALDRPQSFIAKVENGERRLDIVEFIHIARLLSLDPASIIAKIPTKYKALG
- a CDS encoding helix-turn-helix domain-containing protein; the protein is MDKYGWHPADIIAGLRKIGTTLAAVSRASGLASSTLANALTRHWPKGERLIACALGKQPEEIWPPRYQGMNSNHGEGEAK
- a CDS encoding type II toxin-antitoxin system TacA family antitoxin; protein product: MPATNSVSVKRETLNLRIKPAERDLIDRAAKVRGKNRTDFVLEAARAAAEEVLIDQRIIMADSDAYQEFLARLDQAPSPNAALRKTMQTPAPWELKK
- a CDS encoding serine acetyltransferase; the protein is MLKNIGHVWCEIKAAGSIKAKLVILLFRLSTIYQSSNTLLKIISVPFVVLNKVINEWLFCVEIPHRTQIGFGLKIYHPHCIVVNYDVIIGANCTLRQGVTIGSVINREGHITKSPVLGNQVELGANAILLGDITLGDNVKVGAGTVVTKSLAAGKVVVGYGVRELN
- a CDS encoding IS630 family transposase; this encodes MPIIAAIPDEERRLMRKEAQQTRDKNHSRRLIAILMLHRGMTVTDVARLLCAARSSVGRWINWFTLHGVEGLKSLRSGREPRWPVADILHILPLLVQRSPQDFGWLRSRWSTELLALIVNRLFNVALHPATLHRYLRRAGIVWRRAAPTLKIKDPHYEEKRLAIEHAVARKQTDHPVFYQDEVDIDLNPKIGADWMLKGQQKRITTPGHNQKHYLAGALHSDTGRVHYVGGNSKCTDLFINLLEALRRTYRRAKTLTIVVDNYIIHKSHKVERWLEKNKKFRLLFLPTYSPWLNPIELLWLSLHETITRNHQCRYMWQLLGRVNQFMNAASPFPGNHHGLAKVER
- a CDS encoding DUF4832 domain-containing protein, yielding MDFKIIAVGGLLFSVLGVANGAMTTVTPRGLTGPLTNPGNGVASFNKGNGTTLPRANYPDTGIEYDRFYWSELEPVEGQYNFQAVDAIFELASQHQSPMNVGLRFMTLDEPASGSKIPDWLIQKGIKGEWTPDKKTFVPDLDDPVFIEYSQRLLNAFGQRYDGNSNLAYIDIGLVGSWGEWHNTNFPTIKPLLERYTSAQLDKYVKMYFAEFPNSPKIMLISGGDALVSAVKQGAGWRADCWGDWHNFSTTWSHMQDDYPQRLQNAEALYPNFSSAWQRAPVSLEICGYMSEWQSVQHYTRAQVQAAFDWALAQHASTINLKSRSVPMEYRDIVDNALTKLGYRFRLASLTHESELAQGQSLTLNQQWFNDGVAPIYLKYDVAYRVVDDAKTVMSMGKAAYDIRTWLPGQHTSVYQLAMPKALPAGQYNIEMAMLDAKGVSRINLANEGKQADGWYRISTVTVR
- the ccdA gene encoding type II toxin-antitoxin system antitoxin CcdA is translated as MKHLISKAVDKDDSQIPNAAEIPISDLVNDVIDKEAQRIKAEEWKKENREGMEDVARFIAKNGSFSDENRHW